A window of the Desulfomonilaceae bacterium genome harbors these coding sequences:
- a CDS encoding response regulator, with product MMGKHVLIVEDESKIADLLRDYLVSAGFTTTTVERGDIAVAEVRKNGALLVLLDIMLPGMDGMDVCREIRKFSNVPIIMITARVEEIDRIIGLELGADDYVCKPFSPREIVARVKSVLRRSQPQPTEPQLRAGPISMDCATREVYVGEHPLILTPNEFALLRALMARPNRVFTRGELLDLVQGYDFDGYDRTIDSHIKNLRKKLAKKIPEQEIISTVYGVGYKLDEVTDFSAEDH from the coding sequence ATGATGGGAAAACATGTGCTGATCGTGGAAGACGAGTCAAAGATTGCCGATTTGCTCCGGGATTATCTTGTCTCTGCCGGTTTCACAACAACGACCGTGGAGCGTGGAGATATAGCGGTCGCGGAAGTGAGAAAAAACGGGGCTCTGCTGGTTCTTCTGGATATCATGTTGCCGGGCATGGACGGCATGGATGTGTGCAGAGAAATCAGAAAATTCTCTAACGTACCTATCATAATGATAACCGCCCGCGTCGAGGAAATTGACCGGATCATAGGTCTTGAGCTGGGAGCGGATGACTACGTATGTAAACCGTTCAGCCCCCGGGAAATAGTCGCACGCGTGAAGAGCGTACTAAGGCGCAGTCAACCGCAACCCACTGAACCACAGCTTAGGGCAGGACCAATATCTATGGACTGTGCTACCCGCGAAGTATACGTCGGCGAACATCCTCTGATCCTGACCCCTAACGAGTTCGCTCTTTTAAGAGCCCTGATGGCGCGGCCGAATCGTGTGTTTACGCGGGGAGAGCTCCTAGATCTCGTCCAAGGATACGATTTCGACGGATATGACCGAACCATCGATTCACACATCAAAAATTTGCGCAAGAAATTGGCTAAAAAGATTCCGGAACAAGAGATAATAAGCACGGTATACGGGGTTGGTTACAAACTAGATGAGGTTACCGACTTTTCGGCCGAAGACCACTGA
- a CDS encoding efflux RND transporter periplasmic adaptor subunit, which yields MKVNVPAANSGEDIRRDRDSVTSGACQRNTVTRVATRTPSRFSRIEVLILLVLGVLAGGAFLGCGTVSDQPPKEYEAVPAAKRDVIAVIQATGIVKAKVGADVKVGARMPGKVVELPINVGDKVHKGQVIARIEQEDLVAKVKLQKAVLAEARAEEFRLAKDRERYQKLHSTDAISPQKMDQSEAQHEMAMARTLKSQAELDYQESQLSYATVLAPIKGTVASVNTMQGETVVTGLNAPTFIRIIDLDHLEVLAYVDENDIGNVRIDQEATFTVPAHQAAEFQGKVTSIYPSATTQDNVVYYLTSISVDNREGKLKPDMTANVSISIDRRQGVISVPHKAVRREGTRKFILVTDKGLLEKRFVKVGVRDQAYLEILDGLKEGEQVVIGEPLSKCTKRGAVHDTSGKPF from the coding sequence ATGAAAGTCAATGTGCCTGCAGCCAACTCGGGAGAAGATATTAGACGCGATCGGGACTCCGTCACATCAGGAGCGTGCCAGCGTAATACGGTTACAAGAGTGGCGACAAGAACACCGTCGAGATTCAGCCGGATCGAAGTTCTCATACTCCTTGTTCTTGGTGTTCTGGCTGGGGGTGCGTTCTTGGGCTGTGGAACGGTCTCGGACCAACCACCAAAAGAATACGAGGCTGTACCGGCGGCGAAGCGGGATGTGATTGCGGTGATTCAGGCAACCGGAATCGTCAAGGCGAAGGTGGGAGCCGACGTGAAAGTTGGGGCAAGGATGCCTGGGAAAGTTGTAGAGTTGCCCATCAACGTTGGAGACAAGGTCCATAAGGGACAGGTAATTGCAAGGATTGAACAGGAAGACTTGGTCGCAAAGGTAAAGCTTCAAAAAGCGGTTCTTGCCGAAGCTAGGGCAGAGGAATTTCGCCTTGCAAAAGACCGTGAGCGTTACCAAAAGCTACATTCCACCGACGCAATCTCGCCCCAGAAAATGGACCAGAGTGAAGCACAGCACGAAATGGCCATGGCGAGAACTCTCAAATCTCAGGCCGAATTGGATTACCAGGAGTCTCAGCTCTCTTACGCGACCGTTCTTGCACCGATCAAGGGCACCGTCGCGTCGGTCAACACCATGCAAGGTGAGACGGTGGTGACGGGGTTGAACGCTCCTACCTTCATCAGAATCATCGACCTTGACCACCTGGAAGTGCTCGCCTATGTGGATGAAAATGACATCGGCAACGTGCGGATCGATCAAGAAGCCACTTTCACCGTGCCAGCCCACCAAGCTGCGGAGTTCCAGGGCAAAGTTACATCCATCTATCCATCAGCCACCACTCAGGATAACGTGGTCTACTACCTCACATCCATAAGTGTGGATAACCGAGAAGGCAAGTTGAAGCCGGACATGACGGCGAATGTATCGATTTCCATCGATCGGCGGCAGGGTGTTATTTCAGTGCCACATAAGGCCGTAAGACGTGAGGGGACTCGGAAATTCATCCTTGTGACCGACAAGGGCCTCCTGGAGAAAAGATTCGTGAAGGTCGGAGTAAGAGATCAGGCCTACCTCGAAATACTGGATGGTCTGAAAGAAGGCGAGCAGGTCGTTATCGGCGAACCGCTCAGCAAATGTACAAAGCGAGGGGCAGTCCATGATACAAGTGGAAAACCTTTTTAG
- a CDS encoding ABC transporter ATP-binding protein has protein sequence MIQVENLFRTFQKGNLEVQILRGVSLSISKGEFVSIMAPSGMGKSTLLNILGCLDKPTSGSYILDSIPVHDMDDDELSRMRNQKIGFVFQSFHLLPRMTAWENVILPLVYSDFEGDMKDRATRVLATIGLADRVHHLPRELSGGQQQRVAIARALINSPTIILADEPTGNLDSTSSQEVMTIFRELHKAGTTMVIVTHDKELAHQAHRIIEIKDGCIYSDRPTGTRSGEAA, from the coding sequence ATGATACAAGTGGAAAACCTTTTTAGGACCTTTCAGAAAGGGAACTTGGAGGTGCAAATTCTTCGCGGCGTCTCCCTGAGTATCAGCAAGGGGGAGTTTGTCTCGATAATGGCTCCGTCTGGAATGGGGAAAAGTACTTTGCTGAATATTCTAGGCTGTCTTGATAAACCGACGAGCGGCTCGTACATCTTGGACAGCATTCCAGTTCATGACATGGACGATGATGAGCTGTCGAGAATGAGGAATCAGAAGATAGGGTTTGTATTTCAGTCTTTTCATCTCCTACCGCGAATGACCGCTTGGGAAAACGTGATTCTTCCGCTCGTCTACAGCGATTTTGAAGGTGACATGAAAGACAGGGCCACCCGCGTCTTGGCCACCATCGGCCTGGCCGATCGGGTGCATCACCTCCCAAGAGAATTGTCCGGAGGCCAACAGCAGCGAGTTGCCATAGCGAGAGCGCTGATTAACTCACCAACCATCATTCTTGCTGATGAGCCCACCGGGAATCTGGACTCCACCTCGAGTCAGGAAGTTATGACGATATTTCGCGAACTCCACAAGGCGGGGACCACAATGGTTATCGTTACCCACGACAAGGAGCTTGCGCATCAGGCTCACCGAATCATCGAGATAAAGGACGGTTGTATTTACAGCGACAGACCGACGGGAACCCGATCAGGAGAGGCGGCATGA
- a CDS encoding ABC transporter permease: protein MMRMLRMGRQALNAIATYRTRTILMILGVVIGVATLTVITSSVIGARDEVLARVEKFGLKQISVIAGAGRKPGVPQPVCTSLKLEDARAILSEIANVKDVCPEIVRTDFPVKYGNKNTYASIVAANSSWASMWGTGLEAGRFLSQEDNIYRARVAVVGRTIQRDVFEDEDPVGKRILINNNPFEIVGILESRGTSPRGDDLDNQIVIPVSTGQKRVFHQDYLFAIKVELNDSSKMSRTVNDVRELLRERHNLREGLEDDFTIVTPTLIMNMMSSLSATFSLFLMLVSGISLVVSAIVIANIMFIAVNERRGEIGLRRAVGARKRDILAQFLLEAVCVAAAGGFLGIVVGLMGLKLLSGYMKLPADIMWQPIVVGFASAIVVGLLAGIQPAKKAASLQPISALR, encoded by the coding sequence ATGATGAGAATGCTGCGGATGGGACGGCAAGCGCTGAACGCCATCGCAACATATAGAACCAGAACGATCCTTATGATACTCGGTGTGGTTATCGGTGTGGCGACGCTCACCGTTATCACCTCTTCGGTAATCGGGGCGCGGGACGAGGTCTTGGCGAGGGTAGAAAAATTCGGTTTGAAGCAGATAAGTGTCATCGCCGGCGCCGGAAGAAAGCCGGGAGTCCCGCAACCCGTATGCACGAGTCTGAAGCTGGAGGACGCACGGGCAATACTTTCAGAAATTGCTAATGTGAAGGACGTGTGTCCCGAAATCGTGCGCACGGATTTTCCTGTGAAATACGGTAACAAGAATACTTACGCATCAATCGTTGCAGCGAACTCCAGTTGGGCCTCAATGTGGGGGACAGGGCTGGAAGCGGGAAGGTTCTTATCACAGGAAGACAACATTTATCGAGCGCGGGTGGCCGTTGTTGGAAGAACGATCCAAAGGGACGTGTTTGAAGACGAAGACCCTGTCGGCAAGCGGATTCTCATTAACAACAACCCGTTTGAGATCGTCGGCATCCTTGAATCGAGAGGGACGTCGCCCCGCGGGGACGACTTGGACAATCAAATCGTCATACCCGTCTCCACCGGTCAAAAAAGAGTATTCCACCAGGATTACCTCTTTGCCATAAAGGTGGAATTAAACGATTCGTCCAAGATGTCTCGGACCGTGAACGATGTTCGGGAACTCTTACGGGAAAGGCATAATCTTCGGGAAGGGCTTGAGGATGATTTCACGATTGTGACTCCCACCTTGATCATGAACATGATGTCGAGCCTTTCGGCAACATTCAGCCTTTTCCTCATGCTGGTTTCAGGTATATCGCTCGTGGTAAGCGCAATTGTAATCGCAAACATCATGTTCATTGCAGTGAATGAGAGAAGGGGGGAGATCGGTCTTCGGCGGGCCGTTGGGGCCAGAAAGAGAGATATCCTCGCCCAGTTCCTGTTGGAGGCCGTCTGTGTTGCCGCAGCGGGTGGATTTCTCGGAATTGTTGTGGGACTTATGGGTCTCAAGCTGTTGTCAGGTTATATGAAATTGCCTGCTGACATTATGTGGCAGCCCATCGTAGTCGGGTTTGCAAGTGCAATTGTCGTGGGGCTCTTGGCAGGCATTCAGCCTGCAAAAAAAGCTGCCAGTTTGCAGCCTATTTCAGCATTGAGGTAA
- a CDS encoding ABC transporter permease translates to MRTGQLRSFRIAIKSLIGNRLRVFLAVLAIIIGVASLIVLVGIGRGTEQEIRKSIEDMGPNMIIVSAGQSRVIKGQLGQLGMIINLTLKDAAAIAEECPSVRAVAPAHSKKLLVKSDSVTYSTKIVGTVPSIQEMRNISLQSGSFFDETENSLMAHVAVLAPTVVESLFGMRDPTGRSIMIGKVTFKVIGVTAPKGSVSGEDQDDQIFVPLRTAISKLMNVTYLSHVFVEAAGLDNIHTAGMEIKSLLRERHRLRDDKADDFTIQNQADVIEAQSSVSRSFSLLVLSIAVSSLVIGGVGIMGVMLVSIQERISEIGIRRAVGAKRSDIFVQFLVESLFLGILGGIGGLLLGLSASAGVKLISRMPLVLEPKYILLSLVFSLATALLFGIFPSWRASRLNPIEALHTEA, encoded by the coding sequence ATGCGAACCGGTCAGTTACGCAGCTTCCGAATAGCCATAAAGTCGCTCATAGGAAATCGGTTGAGGGTTTTCCTTGCCGTGTTGGCTATCATTATAGGTGTAGCGTCCCTCATTGTCCTAGTGGGAATTGGAAGAGGAACCGAGCAAGAAATCCGAAAGTCAATCGAAGACATGGGGCCAAATATGATTATCGTGAGCGCAGGGCAGTCAAGGGTGATCAAGGGACAGCTCGGGCAGTTGGGAATGATAATCAATTTGACCTTGAAAGATGCGGCCGCAATCGCTGAAGAGTGTCCATCGGTTCGTGCTGTCGCTCCTGCTCATTCCAAGAAACTGTTGGTAAAATCTGATAGCGTGACCTACAGCACAAAGATTGTGGGTACCGTGCCTTCAATACAGGAAATGCGAAATATCTCGCTCCAATCAGGATCGTTTTTTGATGAGACGGAAAACAGCTTGATGGCGCACGTTGCAGTTCTTGCCCCCACGGTGGTCGAGTCTCTATTTGGGATGCGTGATCCCACTGGAAGGTCCATCATGATTGGAAAGGTGACGTTCAAGGTCATCGGCGTAACGGCTCCAAAGGGGTCTGTTTCTGGTGAGGATCAAGACGACCAAATATTTGTGCCTTTGCGGACCGCCATATCCAAACTCATGAATGTGACGTATTTGAGCCACGTATTCGTTGAGGCTGCCGGACTTGACAATATCCACACCGCAGGTATGGAAATAAAGTCTCTCCTGAGAGAACGCCATCGATTGCGTGACGATAAGGCGGATGATTTTACCATTCAGAATCAAGCCGATGTGATCGAGGCGCAGAGTTCGGTCTCAAGGTCATTCAGCCTTCTCGTCCTGAGCATCGCGGTCAGTTCCTTGGTTATTGGAGGAGTCGGAATCATGGGCGTTATGCTTGTTTCCATCCAGGAACGGATAAGCGAGATAGGCATTCGGCGGGCTGTAGGTGCGAAACGGAGTGACATATTTGTTCAATTCCTTGTTGAATCTTTGTTTCTCGGCATACTGGGTGGAATTGGGGGCCTCCTTCTCGGGCTGAGTGCATCGGCCGGAGTGAAACTGATCTCCAGGATGCCGTTAGTTTTGGAGCCCAAGTACATCCTATTGTCACTTGTTTTTTCGTTAGCGACCGCCCTCCTTTTCGGCATATTTCCTTCGTGGAGAGCTTCCCGGCTCAACCCGATTGAAGCACTGCATACCGAGGCCTAG
- a CDS encoding DUF3795 domain-containing protein: MATNPDFISPCGLYCGVCAIYIAHRDNNIKLKGRLVNLYKGGTPDKGTLPNSESLSIGDIQCRGCLSEERFMHCRQCEIRNCTKDKGYTGCHQCNEFPCHYIDNFSMTVGKKVILRAIPYRREVGDEKWVQDEEARYICPECGNKIFRGAAKCNQCKAQLNLD, encoded by the coding sequence ATGGCGACAAATCCCGATTTCATTTCTCCTTGTGGTCTTTATTGTGGTGTCTGCGCCATTTATATCGCACACCGCGACAATAACATAAAACTAAAAGGGCGGCTGGTAAACCTCTACAAGGGAGGAACTCCCGACAAGGGCACACTCCCGAATAGCGAATCCCTATCAATAGGAGACATTCAGTGCCGCGGCTGCTTATCTGAGGAACGGTTTATGCACTGTCGCCAATGTGAGATCAGGAACTGCACAAAAGATAAAGGATACACAGGCTGTCATCAATGTAATGAATTTCCGTGTCATTACATTGACAATTTCTCTATGACTGTTGGAAAGAAGGTTATTCTCCGGGCTATCCCGTATCGTCGAGAGGTTGGCGATGAAAAATGGGTTCAAGATGAAGAAGCCCGCTATATCTGTCCAGAATGCGGCAATAAAATCTTCCGGGGCGCAGCGAAATGTAATCAATGCAAAGCGCAGTTGAATCTGGACTGA
- a CDS encoding cyclase family protein: MKEKFSFVSLVFIMAISLTAGAESPATLWPVVEMLRSKEFVDLTHAFHPGIPQWPGFDDEIRVTTYYYDKGIGTKGSGFLAHKYEIPGQWGTHVDPPAHFARGKRFLDEISVKEMLLPLVVIDVSGKVTTNPDYQISMDDVRAWEAKHGQIPKNAFVAMRTDWSKKWPNGEAMRNQDDKGVAHYPGWSKDVLTYLYEERNITASGHETTDTDPGIATSKGDYSLEAYILSRDKFQIELLANLDKVPEYGALVVVAFPKPKKGSGFPARVFAILP, encoded by the coding sequence ATGAAAGAGAAATTCAGTTTCGTCTCGTTAGTATTCATCATGGCCATTTCATTAACTGCGGGAGCCGAATCGCCGGCGACATTATGGCCTGTAGTTGAAATGTTGCGATCCAAGGAATTCGTCGATCTGACCCATGCATTTCATCCGGGAATCCCACAGTGGCCCGGTTTTGACGATGAAATAAGAGTTACCACGTACTATTACGACAAGGGAATCGGAACGAAAGGAAGCGGTTTCCTCGCTCATAAATACGAAATACCTGGCCAATGGGGCACTCATGTGGACCCGCCGGCGCATTTCGCAAGAGGAAAAAGATTTCTCGACGAAATCTCCGTCAAGGAAATGCTTCTTCCCCTTGTCGTCATCGACGTGAGCGGTAAGGTAACGACCAATCCGGACTATCAGATCTCCATGGATGATGTCCGGGCCTGGGAAGCGAAACACGGTCAAATACCGAAGAACGCCTTTGTGGCCATGAGAACCGACTGGTCAAAGAAATGGCCAAACGGAGAAGCGATGCGTAACCAGGACGACAAAGGCGTTGCCCATTATCCAGGCTGGAGCAAGGATGTCCTTACCTACCTCTACGAAGAGCGCAATATTACTGCGTCAGGCCACGAAACCACCGACACCGACCCTGGTATCGCCACTAGCAAAGGAGACTATTCCCTTGAGGCGTACATTCTTTCACGAGACAAATTTCAGATCGAGCTTCTGGCCAACCTGGACAAAGTTCCCGAATACGGGGCTTTAGTGGTGGTAGCGTTTCCAAAGCCAAAGAAGGGCTCCGGTTTTCCTGCGAGGGTATTTGCTATCCTACCGTAG
- a CDS encoding FkbM family methyltransferase: protein MGNIELNNLLDLFGRRKTAILRQHSRARAVFKKIKRLLSHGQSLRFFSALIKEGDLVFDIGANVGDMTALYLELGARVISVEPQDDCLKTLDRRFGQNPRVSIVPTAIGALEGEHEFMISDIRSPISSMSRQWITAVKSSGRFLRYDWSRTITVPVTTLDSLIELYGEPDFCKIDVEGFEAEVLSGLSRPLTNLSFEYHVEFLEHAFDCFALLRRLGTYRFNYTVESRIVMESPCWMGEQEICQKLRSLTCSSLQGDIYGQFKC, encoded by the coding sequence GTGGGGAATATAGAACTCAACAATTTACTTGACTTGTTTGGGCGCCGAAAAACGGCAATCTTAAGGCAACATTCGAGAGCCAGAGCAGTTTTCAAGAAAATCAAAAGACTGCTGTCTCATGGGCAATCGTTGAGATTCTTTTCAGCCTTGATCAAGGAGGGTGATCTCGTTTTTGATATCGGCGCTAACGTGGGGGACATGACCGCATTGTATTTGGAGCTTGGGGCCAGGGTGATTTCCGTGGAACCTCAAGATGATTGCCTGAAAACCCTTGATCGAAGGTTCGGACAGAACCCTCGAGTATCTATTGTCCCGACGGCTATTGGAGCCTTAGAGGGAGAGCATGAATTCATGATTAGCGACATCCGGTCGCCTATTTCCTCGATGTCCAGGCAATGGATCACCGCCGTGAAATCAAGCGGAAGATTCTTGCGCTACGATTGGAGTCGTACCATAACGGTTCCGGTAACAACACTGGACTCATTGATAGAGCTGTATGGTGAACCGGATTTTTGTAAAATCGATGTAGAGGGATTTGAGGCGGAAGTCCTTTCCGGGCTTTCTCGCCCCCTGACAAATCTATCATTCGAGTATCATGTTGAATTTCTGGAACACGCCTTTGACTGTTTTGCGCTTCTTCGACGTCTTGGAACATATCGTTTCAATTACACTGTTGAGAGCCGCATAGTAATGGAATCACCCTGTTGGATGGGGGAACAGGAGATCTGTCAGAAACTTCGGTCACTCACTTGTTCGAGTCTCCAGGGTGACATTTATGGTCAGTTCAAATGCTAG
- a CDS encoding DJ-1/PfpI family protein encodes MGTKKILMLVGDYVEDYEVMVPFQALLMLGYTVHAVCPDKKAGDIVRTAIHDFEGDQTYSEKRGHNFTLNATFSEIKLDDYDALVIPGGRAPEYIRLNKGALDAVRYFANKNKPIAAICHGAQVLAAAGVLTGKTCSAYPAVAPDVNCAGGKWVDIPLDKAHVDGNLVTAPAWPAHPDWLARFIAVMGAKIEL; translated from the coding sequence ATGGGAACAAAGAAAATCTTGATGTTAGTTGGGGACTACGTGGAGGATTACGAAGTAATGGTGCCTTTTCAGGCATTATTAATGCTCGGCTATACCGTTCATGCGGTTTGTCCTGACAAAAAAGCGGGCGACATTGTCAGGACAGCTATCCACGACTTTGAAGGCGATCAGACTTACAGCGAGAAACGCGGCCACAACTTCACTCTAAATGCTACGTTCTCCGAGATCAAACTGGACGATTACGACGCACTGGTGATTCCGGGTGGACGCGCGCCTGAATATATAAGGTTGAATAAAGGAGCGCTCGACGCCGTACGCTATTTCGCAAATAAAAATAAGCCCATCGCGGCAATCTGCCACGGAGCCCAGGTCCTTGCCGCAGCCGGGGTCCTGACTGGCAAGACCTGCTCCGCTTATCCTGCTGTGGCCCCTGACGTAAACTGCGCAGGAGGTAAATGGGTAGACATTCCTTTAGATAAGGCCCACGTGGATGGCAATCTGGTTACCGCTCCTGCTTGGCCCGCCCATCCTGATTGGCTGGCTCGGTTCATCGCCGTGATGGGAGCAAAGATAGAGTTATAG
- a CDS encoding M50 family metallopeptidase produces the protein MIAVQPIKNVERIRLFGLIGAAILTIVLWQVPGGNYILYPFTIMATWFHEMAHGLVAFLLGGKFEKLMIFSNGSGIAYYSRPMLLEPISSFLVAAAGPMGPPLAGAGLIIASRNPKASSVILKFLGIFLIFSAMVWVRSIFGFVAILVMGSIVLGISFARSQGIRLFAVQFLGVQACVATYFQLDYLFSFSAGPLGISDTGRMQQILLLPYWFWAALMAVGSIVILIASLRIAYRS, from the coding sequence TTGATCGCAGTACAACCCATCAAAAATGTTGAGAGAATCAGACTTTTCGGTTTGATCGGAGCCGCCATTCTCACTATCGTTCTGTGGCAGGTCCCGGGCGGCAATTACATTCTCTACCCTTTTACAATTATGGCTACGTGGTTTCACGAAATGGCCCATGGCTTGGTGGCCTTTCTTTTGGGAGGTAAATTCGAAAAGCTGATGATTTTTTCAAACGGCTCTGGAATCGCATATTATTCTAGGCCAATGTTGCTTGAACCCATTAGCAGTTTCCTAGTTGCGGCGGCTGGACCGATGGGACCGCCACTGGCGGGAGCGGGGTTAATAATAGCTTCCAGAAATCCTAAAGCGTCTTCAGTGATTTTGAAATTCTTAGGGATCTTCCTGATTTTTTCCGCAATGGTTTGGGTCCGATCGATTTTTGGATTTGTCGCAATCCTTGTAATGGGATCGATAGTGTTGGGAATCTCTTTCGCAAGATCTCAAGGAATTCGGCTTTTTGCAGTCCAGTTCCTGGGTGTGCAGGCATGCGTCGCGACGTACTTTCAACTTGATTATCTGTTTAGCTTCTCGGCTGGTCCATTGGGAATCTCGGATACTGGTCGGATGCAGCAGATTCTTCTATTGCCCTATTGGTTCTGGGCCGCATTGATGGCTGTTGGGTCAATTGTCATTCTCATCGCCAGCCTGCGAATTGCCTATCGATCTTAG
- a CDS encoding 4Fe-4S dicluster domain-containing protein, with amino-acid sequence MAHQLVRTPYTALIDRLNRFPQGAPPSELLYRILAMLFSEKEAELVAILPIKPFNAGKAAKAWKMDLLSARKILDELADRAILVDIERNGEILYCLPPPMAGFFEFSMMRLRNDLDQKVLSELFYQYINVEEDFIRALILDGETQLGRVFVQEPALSEQNAIHVLDHERATEVIRTATHIGVSMCYCRHKMTHMERACGAPLEICMTFNVTASSLTRHGFARQVSSSECLDLLHAAYSYNLVQFGENVRNQVNFICNCCGCCCEAMLAIQKLGLVRPIHSNFIAQITKDKCIGCGQCSTLCPVNAISFGNEEETLPESESRVRIDEKMCLGCGVCVNNCLTGALYLESRPERTITPVDGVHRAVIMAIERGSLQDLIFDNQSLFSHRALAAILGAILRLPPIKRATASRQLKSRYLEVLLKKANY; translated from the coding sequence ATGGCCCATCAACTTGTAAGGACACCGTACACGGCGCTCATAGATCGATTAAATCGATTCCCCCAAGGAGCGCCGCCATCCGAACTTCTATACCGGATCCTAGCCATGTTGTTCAGCGAAAAAGAGGCGGAACTGGTAGCCATCTTACCCATAAAGCCATTTAACGCTGGAAAAGCAGCCAAAGCATGGAAAATGGATCTTTTGTCTGCAAGGAAAATCCTGGACGAATTGGCGGACAGAGCAATTTTAGTGGACATTGAACGGAACGGAGAGATCCTTTATTGTTTGCCACCTCCAATGGCAGGATTTTTCGAATTCTCCATGATGAGATTAAGAAACGACTTAGACCAGAAAGTCCTTAGTGAGCTTTTCTATCAATACATAAACGTAGAAGAAGACTTTATCCGGGCTCTAATTCTCGATGGTGAGACACAACTTGGACGAGTATTTGTGCAGGAACCCGCTCTGTCGGAACAAAACGCGATTCATGTTCTGGATCATGAACGTGCCACTGAGGTAATACGAACGGCCACTCATATAGGCGTCAGCATGTGTTACTGCAGACATAAAATGACGCATATGGAGAGGGCGTGTGGCGCCCCTTTAGAAATCTGCATGACTTTCAACGTTACAGCGTCATCGTTAACGCGGCACGGCTTCGCTCGCCAGGTAAGTTCTTCCGAATGCCTTGACCTTCTCCATGCCGCATACTCCTATAATCTTGTGCAATTTGGTGAGAACGTCCGTAACCAGGTAAATTTTATCTGCAATTGCTGCGGATGTTGTTGTGAGGCCATGCTCGCAATCCAGAAATTGGGATTAGTTCGTCCAATTCATTCGAACTTCATCGCTCAAATCACCAAAGACAAATGTATCGGCTGTGGACAGTGCTCAACTTTATGCCCAGTCAACGCAATATCGTTTGGAAATGAGGAAGAGACCCTCCCAGAGTCAGAAAGTCGAGTAAGAATTGACGAAAAGATGTGCCTTGGATGTGGAGTATGCGTCAATAATTGTCTTACCGGGGCGCTCTACCTGGAATCCCGTCCGGAACGAACAATTACACCTGTGGACGGCGTTCATCGGGCGGTGATCATGGCGATTGAAAGAGGCTCTCTTCAGGACCTCATCTTTGACAACCAGTCATTGTTTAGCCATCGAGCCCTAGCCGCGATTCTCGGCGCTATTCTTAGATTGCCACCCATTAAGAGAGCAACCGCTAGTCGTCAATTAAAGTCGCGTTATCTGGAAGTTCTTTTGAAGAAAGCAAATTACTAG